DNA sequence from the Cyprinus carpio isolate SPL01 unplaced genomic scaffold, ASM1834038v1 S000006632, whole genome shotgun sequence genome:
TTCTGCTGCCTTCTAAGATAATTAAATCTTCATGGATAAACTCAGCTAAAAGCAATGTCACCTGTAAGTACATTATTCTATCCAATTCCAAAAGGTACCAATGAAAATATCTATTCctattaaaaataggaaaaagcaACTCCAGAATCCACTACATCAAGCTCAGTAAACAAAattggttgcattttattttacaatatgtgCACGTAACTGTACTTACCTAAGAAAGTAACTGATATTATAACTACatgggttaggtttagggatagGTTCAGGGTAAGTACCTAGTTTTTATCCAGTACTTGTAAATATTTATGacaagtacatagtatgtacatgcggagcaggactgtaaaataaagtgctaccataaaaaaaaaaaaaaaatctaagatgcCAGACAGAGAAATCTTGacaaattatattaattcaaaaaGTACTGACTCAACGAAAacaatttattgtaataaaattagcCTATTTTTCCAAATAGTGACAAGCCAGTGAGAATTATTAGCCAAGAAGTTGGTTAAAGTCAAGGAAAATGCAGATTATTAATATATGCatactatattaaatattaaaacatactgatttaaaatgctataatctaattaaatttttttttacaatgtgtgtactatatatttattatgcatagtAAAGAGTCATTAGCAGCATTAGACTCTACTGGACTCTAAATTACTGAAGCAGTGTTTGTGTGGTGCATGTGATTTGTTGTCGATGAGTTTCACATCAAACATTTTGATTAGGATGCTGTCCAAGAAGATAAGTATCTAGTAGACAGTGAAGCAGAGAGACTAACCCATCATTGCTGGAGAGGTCCATGTGCTGGTGTATGTCCTGCAGCACTTCTTTAAAAAAGCGAAGCCTCTTTTTTTCTGCCTCCTGTGTGATTTCAAACACTTGCTCCATGTCTTCCATGTAACGTGGGTTAGAGCGATTCAGCTCCTCCAGGGCTCTCTCATAACGCTCCTTAGCCTGAGGGAAAACATCCAAACAAATTTGCAAGTTCATGGGAGTCATGGGACACATTTCACAAGGTCAATTCCAAAGATCATAATTTCCTGTTCAGTATACTCAGAACACATCTAATGGACCAGTGCATATTCACAATGTTTGGATCGAGAGTTGTTGAATCTGAAATGCAAGCTGTACAACTTTCTTCATTTATGAGTCACTTTGGATCAAAGCATGTGCttaatgaaatgcaaatgaatttCATGACtctataaaacagaaaataaagtctGCTTTTATAAATTATAGAAAAATTTGAGCAAAATCCTTTTAAAGACATGAAATCAGGTGATGTTTCCCTCTGAGGAGACAGAAACTGCAGGAagtatatttttatgaatgaaaCTACACATTCAACAACATGTTATTCACACCCATAATTTTGCATTGTCACAACAAGTCGAAAGACATCGTCACAGGGGCCATACTATTGCCACAAGCAACAAACAAGCCTTATCTTGTCTAAGTttatggaaattctgtcatttcaaTCCCCACCCATCTCCTTCAGACTAGACATGGACAGTTGTAAACAAGCTAATACAGTAATTACCAACGTGAAAATGACCATAATccttaataaaactgaaaaactgtTGTGTCTATGCTTTTTCTCTCATGCTACCTTCTCTGCCTCTTGGGTACATTTCTCCAGGCGCTCTGTGAACTTGCGGACCTCTTCTGGGGATTTGGTGGGGTCAGCCTTGGCATGAGATTCACGGGTCAATGCCGTGCGCTCTTCCTTCCGGGCTTGATGATAACTCTTCTTGGTAGACTCCACCTACCGCAGAGAAGATATTTACACAgccatattatttaataattacaaaatatactgTTACTGTAAGTACAAACATGATTCtcttaaaacattgtttaaaaggACAGCtaacccaaaaataaagattctgccatcatttattcaacATAATGTTATACCAAACATGTATGGTGGTCAAACTATATACTAAGCTATCATATGGCcttagaagacttgaaatataacGAACAAATCATATGGGCCAGTCATTTTTTATTTGGTCAACTTGACAATCACTGGTCACTGATTACCATCTACTAGTtgtatgaaggaaaaaaaaaagatttcagtttcaactAAACTTACATTCCATAAAAAAAGACAGTCAAGTGCCATTACGATGAGTAGATGATAACATCAGATCAGATAATTTTGGGTGAGCtgccaatttaaaaaaagaaaaaaaagaaaacaaacgcaacaaaaaacaacaacaacaacaaaaattcttTGCCATTGTTTAATGGATGAAATCCATACTAATGGCTTTGTATTCTGCACAGGAGGAGACTCACATCCTTCAGTTTTCGGACCCAGGGTTTCTGGGCCTTGCGGAAGCCTTCATCGGCGTCTTTGGTCTCACGGAATCCACCAATCATTTGCTTGTGGAAGGCATCCTTCTGCCAGTTTCTAATCTTTTCGCTGTCCTCAACAACCAGTTTCTCTTTTAGCTCCATATGAATCTCACTCAGTCTGTCTGCCGCATTCATGAAAGCATGCCAGGCCTTTTCCAGAGTCCCATACTGTGGGCCTGCAGGACAGAAATAAGAATTTAGCTTTATCTGTCAGCTCAAAACACTGGATAATTGCTTAAAAGCctaaatttactgtataataattGTAGGTCTGTGTGTCTGCCACTTTAAGGTCACGTGGTCTAGTTAGTGAATATGTGGCCAGCCTGAGGGTCTCACTGGGAGGTAATCCATTCATATCCTTTGACTTTTCATAAGGTCAATCCAAAATACTGTGGTTTGTTTAAACTgcatacatttacagtttatttttcaaatccagCATTTAGGATTTACTGTTCTTGCTGTTATTTTTGCAAGTGCTCAAAACACATGAATGCAGGTAGTGTAGTCAAAATCCAGTATATCCAATATACACCGGTTGCTAAAGGAATGATGAATGATATAAAGTGATAGATCACTGACACATGATGACACAACTCCCATATTACACTTTCATACCTCCTTTTCCCCAAACTTAGAAACTACTGTGCAGCTATTAAGGGTTTGACAGAAGCACTTATCAGCTCATGGGAACAGAATGTGTTGATGTAACTGTAGAGGGATGCATCTATCTAAGGAGGATGAACGATGAGACTTAAAAGTCACGCTCACCTTTCTCCACAACACCCCTCCATTTCCTGGCCCAGTCACTCAGCTGCTGGGAATAGCCCTTCTCAATCTTGGCCCGCTCCTGGAAGCAGCTGACCAGCTCATTGCATAGTTTGTAGCCATCGTCAATGCGTTTTACCGTCCTCTTGTAGTTCCCAGGCTGACAAACGAAAGTCATGTTAGAGTCATTCCATTTCTAAATCTGACTGATCCGGTTCTCAAGTTGAACTCACAGACTCAATGATCTTGTCACAACAGTTAACACCAAGGATTATCAGTGAAAAGGTTAAATGTAGGAATGTAGGATTTTAGAATTAGATTCATTATGACTCTAACTTAAAACCGAAATGAAATTAAACAGAACAGTATTTATACTTCTGTTAtcaaatgaaatgagaaaaaaggATCTACAAAAGCATGGCCTTTATAACAAATCTCAGAAAACTTGGGGTAAGCTGAATTATAAGGAAATATATGAATTGtttatttctcaaataaaaatataaaaataaattagaaaaattcATTTTACTAGTACACTATCCAATTCCAAAAGTCTTATTTTGCTGcagattatttacatttattgataTTCAGAACACTAGAAGTAAAGCAATTGTAACATTTTCTAATAGTGTTTGTAATGACATTTCCTGCATTTGAAGGCAAAGCTCACAATCACTAGCTATTAGTTGAGCCACTGACACAGCTTACCCCAAAGCATTTGGCAAACTTTACCCTAgctaccatttaaaaataaataaataattggctaatctttatattgttacagttttatACAATGTCAATTGACCAATACATTTGAACTTTTTACACATGGTTGTgacaaaatttatattatattataaacttataaaaaaattttCATGCACATCTTTCAATTGCAGGCTGCTGTATATGAAGGGCCCTTACTAAAtacataatgataaaaaaaacaataagcacAGTTTGTTAGATTAGGGGAGCAACACATCTTACATAGTGGCACAATCTCCCCATTCTCCCCTAAATTCCTCTCTGCATTACAGTGACGAGTATGatggcaaaataaacatttcactttACTATCTAAAAGCACTTCACATCTGTTAGTTTTCTCCAAGGCAAGTATAGACCTGATCCAAGCATGTTTGAAGAAACAGTGGAGAAGGGGTCTACAACTACTACAAATCTTGCCAGGGCGGAAACCTCTGAGAAAGCTCATGGAAATGTCAGGTCTGCAAGGATCTGTTCCTGTAGTCTTTAACTCCCTGGCTGGACACCACAGTATGCGGCCCACTCTGCAAGGAAGATttgtgtgcatatgtgcatttgcGGTTGGGGATACTTACCTCCCAGAAGCTGTCCCAGCTCCCAACGTCTTGCAGATCACCGTTGGAAGACATTTTGGGGTCACCCTTGCAGCACGGAATGTTGGCGGCTGTCTGTTAAACTGCAAAGAACAAGACATGAAATCAAATAGAGCCAACAACTGAAGTCAGTAACAGCaaaattttgttacaaaaaatgaAGACAACCAAATACAGCAGTCTTGCCAGAGAAGAAACTAGTTTATCCAGTCTCTGCTCTACATGTCACAGGCCCTCAAGTTCAATCCAAAAAACTAAGCAAAGgcaattcaaaatatattccaTAAACATTTCACTACGGTCTTGCCAGCAACCTGTTGTGACCCAACACTCCTTGGCCTCTACAGTTAAGACATCTGCCCAGGAACAGTAATCCTGTATTCCAATTCAAAGAAGAAGCCAGCGTAGCCCAGCCTCACTTCTGAGCGTCTTTGTCTGCCTAAGGCAACCTAGGTAAGGCAGAAACTTCTCTGCCCCAGTCTGGGtggagtcacacacacacaaaaaaaggatgCCACAGTCACCCAGGTCCTCCCACTAATTTGTTTCTGGTTGAATGTTGAGGATACTActgaaaataaaggttctttattggcattgattttttttattttttaattcaactttattgtccatatgcagagtacaagtacagagctaatgaaatacAGAtggaaccttttgtggaatgatttcctttatttttaagagtgtagaggcATTTGACCTAGGTAGTAGCCACCAGGGTGACCTTTTTAGAACTAAGTGTTGCATTCGCACTGTTGGTAGGAACTCTGAAGTGACATAAGCCGACTGACAGTGACATCATTTAAGCGTTACATTCAACAATGTCAATAACTAAAGGACAGAGAAGTGCCTGGACTTCACTGTCAGTCCATCTATTTCTGTTTTCCATATCCGCGGAGTTAGTTCATAGAGTAAGTATATGTAAACTGTGTGTTTACATGGCTTTTTTCAAAATGGTGGATGCTATTGTCTTGTATGGCATGCATTCAGCCAATTAATAAACACCTACATCACT
Encoded proteins:
- the LOC109047243 gene encoding protein kinase C and casein kinase II substrate protein 3-like isoform X3, producing the protein MSSNGDLQDVGSWDSFWEPGNYKRTVKRIDDGYKLCNELVSCFQERAKIEKGYSQQLSDWARKWRGVVEKGPQYGTLEKAWHAFMNAADRLSEIHMELKEKLVVEDSEKIRNWQKDAFHKQMIGGFRETKDADEGFRKAQKPWVRKLKDVESTKKSYHQARKEERTALTRESHAKADPTKSPEEVRKFTERLEKCTQEAEKAKERYERALEELNRSNPRYMEDMEQVFEITQEAEKKRLRFFKEVLQDIHQHMDLSSNDGFRGLFRDLSQTINAANDTEDLRWWRNTHGPGMSMNWPQLEEWSPEANRSISRRDRNSRSDDVVTLTNIVSAGDEPPKTPQETTRAGKDYSSDWSDEESPKKYIAGNGVDEEEKVVGVRVKALYDYTGQEADELSFKAGEELMKLGEEDEQGWCKGQLVSGEIGLYPANYVQVITS
- the LOC109047243 gene encoding protein kinase C and casein kinase II substrate protein 3-like isoform X1; translated protein: MSSNGDLQDVGSWDSFWEPGNYKRTVKRIDDGYKLCNELVSCFQERAKIEKGYSQQLSDWARKWRGVVEKGPQYGTLEKAWHAFMNAADRLSEIHMELKEKLVVEDSEKIRNWQKDAFHKQMIGGFRETKDADEGFRKAQKPWVRKLKDVESTKKSYHQARKEERTALTRESHAKADPTKSPEEVRKFTERLEKCTQEAEKAKERYERALEELNRSNPRYMEDMEQVFEITQEAEKKRLRFFKEVLQDIHQHMDLSSNDGFRGLFRDLSQTINAANDTEDLRWWRNTHGPGMSMNWPQLEEWSPEANRSISRRDRNSRSDDVVTLTNIVSAGDEPPKTPQETTSSLFNRQTAAEQRDGNQTEDTRAGKDYSSDWSDEESPKKYIAGNGVDEEEKVVGVRVKALYDYTGQEADELSFKAGEELMKLGEEDEQGWCKGQLVSGEIGLYPANYVQVITS
- the LOC109047243 gene encoding protein kinase C and casein kinase II substrate protein 3-like isoform X5, translated to MSSNGDLQDVGSWDSFWEPGNYKRTVKRIDDGYKLCNELVSCFQERAKIEKGYSQQLSDWARKWRGVVEKGPQYGTLEKAWHAFMNAADRLSEIHMELKEKLVVEDSEKIRNWQKDAFHKQMIGGFRETKDADEGFRKAQKPWVRKLKDVESTKKSYHQARKEERTALTRESHAKADPTKSPEEVRKFTERLEKCTQEAEKAKERYERALEELNRSNPRYMEDMEQVFEITQEAEKKRLRFFKEVLQDIHQHMDLSSNDGFRGLFRDLSQTINAANDTEDLRWWRNTHGPGMSMNWPQLEEWSPEANRSISRRDRNSRSDDVVTLTNIVSAGDEPPKTPQETTSSLFNRQTAAEQRDGNQTEDTRAGKDYSSDWSDEESPKKYIAGNGVDEEEKVKS
- the LOC109047243 gene encoding protein kinase C and casein kinase II substrate protein 3-like isoform X4, encoding MSSNGDLQDVGSWDSFWEPGNYKRTVKRIDDGYKLCNELVSCFQERAKIEKGYSQQLSDWARKWRGVVEKGPQYGTLEKAWHAFMNAADRLSEIHMELKEKLVVEDSEKIRNWQKDAFHKQMIGGFRETKDADEGFRKAQKPWVRKLKDVESTKKSYHQARKEERTALTRESHAKADPTKSPEEVRKFTERLEKCTQEAEKAKERYERALEELNRSNPRYMEDMEQVFEITQEAEKKRLRFFKEVLQDIHQHMDLSSNDGFRGLFRDLSQTINAANDTEDLRWWRNTHGPGMSMNWPQLEEWSPEANRSISRRDRNSRSDDVVTLTNIVSAGDEPPKTPQETTSSLFNRQTAAEQRDGNQTEDTRAGKDYSSDWSDEESPKKYIAGNGVDEEEKVVGVKS
- the LOC109047243 gene encoding protein kinase C and casein kinase II substrate protein 3-like isoform X8, with protein sequence MSSNGDLQDVGSWDSFWEPGNYKRTVKRIDDGYKLCNELVSCFQERAKIEKGYSQQLSDWARKWRGVVEKGPQYGTLEKAWHAFMNAADRLSEIHMELKEKLVVEDSEKIRNWQKDAFHKQMIGGFRETKDADEGFRKAQKPWVRKLKDVESTKKSYHQARKEERTALTRESHAKADPTKSPEEVRKFTERLEKCTQEAEKAKERYERALEELNRSNPRYMEDMEQVFEITQEAEKKRLRFFKEVLQDIHQHMDLSSNDGFRGLFRDLSQTINAANDTEDLRWWRNTHGPGMSMNWPQLEEWSPEANRSISRRDRNSRSDDVVTLTNIVSAGDEPPKTPQETTRAGKDYSSDWSDEESPKKYIAGNGVDEEEKVVGVKS
- the LOC109047243 gene encoding protein kinase C and casein kinase II substrate protein 3-like isoform X2, which translates into the protein MSSNGDLQDVGSWDSFWEPGNYKRTVKRIDDGYKLCNELVSCFQERAKIEKGYSQQLSDWARKWRGVVEKGPQYGTLEKAWHAFMNAADRLSEIHMELKEKLVVEDSEKIRNWQKDAFHKQMIGGFRETKDADEGFRKAQKPWVRKLKDVESTKKSYHQARKEERTALTRESHAKADPTKSPEEVRKFTERLEKCTQEAEKAKERYERALEELNRSNPRYMEDMEQVFEITQEAEKKRLRFFKEVLQDIHQHMDLSSNDGFRGLFRDLSQTINAANDTEDLRWWRNTHGPGMSMNWPQLEEWSPEANRSISRRDRNSRSDDVVTLTNIVSAGDEPPKTPQETTRWLEADGYYENLRGYAPGVAGKDYSSDWSDEESPKKYIAGNGVDEEEKVVGVRVKALYDYTGQEADELSFKAGEELMKLGEEDEQGWCKGQLVSGEIGLYPANYVQVITS
- the LOC109047243 gene encoding protein kinase C and casein kinase II substrate protein 3-like isoform X9, which codes for MSSNGDLQDVGSWDSFWEPGNYKRTVKRIDDGYKLCNELVSCFQERAKIEKGYSQQLSDWARKWRGVVEKGPQYGTLEKAWHAFMNAADRLSEIHMELKEKLVVEDSEKIRNWQKDAFHKQMIGGFRETKDADEGFRKAQKPWVRKLKDVESTKKSYHQARKEERTALTRESHAKADPTKSPEEVRKFTERLEKCTQEAEKAKERYERALEELNRSNPRYMEDMEQVFEITQEAEKKRLRFFKEVLQDIHQHMDLSSNDGFRGLFRDLSQTINAANDTEDLRWWRNTHGPGMSMNWPQLEEWSPEANRSISRRDRNSRSDDVVTLTNIVSAGDEPPKTPQETTRAGKDYSSDWSDEESPKKYIAGNGVDEEEKVKS
- the LOC109047243 gene encoding protein kinase C and casein kinase II substrate protein 3-like isoform X6; this translates as MSSNGDLQDVGSWDSFWEPGNYKRTVKRIDDGYKLCNELVSCFQERAKIEKGYSQQLSDWARKWRGVVEKGPQYGTLEKAWHAFMNAADRLSEIHMELKEKLVVEDSEKIRNWQKDAFHKQMIGGFRETKDADEGFRKAQKPWVRKLKDVESTKKSYHQARKEERTALTRESHAKADPTKSPEEVRKFTERLEKCTQEAEKAKERYERALEELNRSNPRYMEDMEQVFEITQEAEKKRLRFFKEVLQDIHQHMDLSSNDGFRGLFRDLSQTINAANDTEDLRWWRNTHGPGMSMNWPQLEEWSPEANRSISRRDRNSRSDDVVTLTNIVSAGDEPPKTPQETTRWLEADGYYENLRGYAPGVAGKDYSSDWSDEESPKKYIAGNGVDEEEKVVGVKS
- the LOC109047243 gene encoding protein kinase C and casein kinase II substrate protein 3-like isoform X7; protein product: MSSNGDLQDVGSWDSFWEPGNYKRTVKRIDDGYKLCNELVSCFQERAKIEKGYSQQLSDWARKWRGVVEKGPQYGTLEKAWHAFMNAADRLSEIHMELKEKLVVEDSEKIRNWQKDAFHKQMIGGFRETKDADEGFRKAQKPWVRKLKDVESTKKSYHQARKEERTALTRESHAKADPTKSPEEVRKFTERLEKCTQEAEKAKERYERALEELNRSNPRYMEDMEQVFEITQEAEKKRLRFFKEVLQDIHQHMDLSSNDGFRGLFRDLSQTINAANDTEDLRWWRNTHGPGMSMNWPQLEEWSPEANRSISRRDRNSRSDDVVTLTNIVSAGDEPPKTPQETTRWLEADGYYENLRGYAPGVAGKDYSSDWSDEESPKKYIAGNGVDEEEKVKS